The Acetoanaerobium noterae genome window below encodes:
- a CDS encoding transglycosylase domain-containing protein, producing MSSKNTETKAKNVSKNKKKKRVSIFRVIILVFLSFFIIGSALGLGLLFAVVKTAQPINAASIQNMLDESSFIYDSSGNLIEKVHGSNYRTIVPLNQIPKHLQEAVIAIEDERFYKHPGVDIKRIGGALLYDIKTRSLAQGASTITMQLAKNLYTSPEKDITRKIKDAYYALEIEKQLNKDQILHAYLNTMSLGRGAIGVQAAAQTYFSKDVAELNLAECAMVAGITKYPYKFSPYVTSTIDINDELSALEIVVLPSTEETPLPTENDLLIYEKALNIGKIDNFEYNLLKKGDVYLRKAVLNPESKKRQETVLFKMNELGYITDSEYQEAINHEIVIKIGKKKEQGISTYFMDKLKQDVITAFMQKGYTEDEAIDILYNGGLRIYSTLDTNIQKILEKEFENKSNFPGSYTDENGVIQPQGAMVIMDQYTGEVRGLVGGRGIGGNRIYNRALNPRQPGSSIKPLAVYLPALSKGITAADVYDDSPREDGKGGYWPKNVGSYYGPSTVRQLLERSSNVGAVKIGESLSSSPEQSINTMISYLQKMGFTTIVTRDQNSRVNDENLSLTLGGMTKGLTPLEITSAYTAIANQGNQSRPIFFTRIENSNGDIIFENKNISKEITDPQTAYILTDMLRTAVLNGSGKQAKLSNITTAGKTGTTSDKKDAWFVGFTPYYTAATWIGTDMPTELSDGSAMSARLWKNVMEQVHKDLNNKEFSRPNGITEVSICKLSGGLLTEACSRAGTATTELFKSGSAPTQYCEIHNDENTPIEEELTDEDLFPDDELLDDDQEDDDSLNNPNSNNGNGNPNNNPNSNNGNQNNQSPPPAGEDIVPIFDNP from the coding sequence ATGAGTAGTAAAAATACAGAGACTAAAGCTAAAAATGTCTCCAAAAATAAAAAGAAAAAAAGAGTTAGTATTTTTAGAGTAATAATACTAGTTTTTTTATCTTTTTTTATAATTGGTTCAGCACTTGGCCTTGGATTACTGTTTGCAGTTGTAAAAACAGCTCAACCAATAAATGCTGCTAGTATCCAAAACATGCTCGATGAAAGTTCATTTATATATGATTCTAGCGGCAACTTGATTGAAAAAGTTCATGGTTCTAACTATAGAACAATTGTACCTTTAAATCAAATCCCTAAACATTTACAAGAAGCTGTAATAGCAATCGAAGACGAAAGATTCTATAAGCATCCAGGAGTTGATATAAAAAGAATAGGCGGGGCACTTCTATATGACATTAAAACTAGAAGCTTAGCTCAAGGTGCATCAACTATAACTATGCAGTTAGCAAAAAATCTTTATACCTCTCCAGAGAAGGATATAACCAGAAAGATTAAGGATGCATATTATGCTCTAGAAATAGAAAAACAGCTTAATAAAGATCAAATTTTGCACGCTTATCTAAATACTATGTCTCTAGGTAGAGGGGCTATAGGGGTTCAAGCTGCAGCTCAAACTTATTTTTCAAAAGACGTAGCTGAACTGAATTTAGCTGAATGTGCTATGGTAGCCGGTATAACTAAGTATCCCTATAAGTTTTCACCATACGTAACCTCAACTATTGATATTAATGATGAGTTATCGGCTTTAGAAATTGTAGTATTGCCAAGCACAGAGGAAACTCCTCTTCCAACAGAAAATGATTTATTAATATATGAAAAAGCTTTAAATATAGGAAAGATTGATAATTTTGAATATAACCTGTTAAAGAAAGGCGATGTATATTTAAGAAAAGCAGTTTTAAACCCTGAGTCTAAAAAAAGACAAGAAACAGTTCTTTTTAAAATGAATGAATTAGGTTATATAACTGACTCAGAATACCAAGAAGCAATTAATCATGAAATAGTAATAAAAATCGGTAAGAAAAAAGAGCAAGGAATTTCAACTTACTTCATGGATAAGCTAAAACAAGATGTAATTACAGCTTTCATGCAAAAAGGATATACAGAAGATGAAGCAATTGATATTTTATACAATGGCGGTTTAAGAATCTATTCTACACTAGATACTAACATACAAAAAATATTGGAAAAAGAATTTGAAAACAAAAGCAATTTCCCAGGTTCATATACCGATGAAAATGGAGTAATTCAGCCTCAGGGCGCAATGGTTATCATGGACCAATATACAGGAGAAGTTAGAGGTCTTGTTGGAGGAAGAGGAATTGGTGGAAATAGGATTTATAATAGAGCACTTAACCCTAGACAACCAGGTTCTTCCATAAAACCACTTGCAGTATACCTTCCAGCATTATCAAAAGGTATTACAGCAGCAGACGTCTATGATGATTCTCCAAGAGAAGATGGTAAAGGTGGATACTGGCCTAAAAACGTTGGCTCATATTACGGCCCTTCAACTGTTAGGCAATTACTTGAACGTTCTTCGAATGTCGGTGCTGTTAAAATAGGCGAGAGCTTATCTTCTTCACCTGAACAATCAATTAATACTATGATTAGCTATCTACAAAAAATGGGGTTCACAACCATAGTTACTAGAGATCAAAATTCAAGAGTCAATGATGAGAACTTATCTCTTACTCTTGGAGGTATGACAAAAGGACTTACACCTCTTGAAATAACTTCTGCATATACTGCTATTGCTAATCAAGGTAATCAGTCTAGACCAATATTCTTCACTAGAATTGAAAATTCTAACGGAGATATAATTTTTGAAAACAAAAATATTAGTAAAGAAATTACAGATCCACAGACTGCATACATTTTAACTGATATGCTAAGAACAGCTGTACTAAATGGCTCAGGAAAACAAGCAAAGCTTTCAAATATTACTACTGCTGGAAAAACAGGAACCACATCAGACAAAAAAGATGCTTGGTTTGTAGGCTTTACTCCTTACTATACCGCAGCTACATGGATTGGAACAGATATGCCAACAGAACTCTCCGATGGAAGTGCTATGTCTGCTAGGCTTTGGAAAAATGTTATGGAGCAGGTTCATAAGGATTTAAATAATAAAGAATTTTCTAGACCAAATGGCATCACAGAAGTATCTATCTGCAAGCTGTCTGGCGGCTTACTTACTGAAGCATGCAGTAGAGCTGGAACTGCTACAACAGAGCTCTTTAAATCAGGTAGTGCTCCTACACAATATTGCGAAATCCATAATGACGAAAATACCCCTATTGAAGAAGAGTTAACTGATGAAGATTTATTCCCAGATGATGAGCTTTTAGACGATGACCAAGAAGATGATGATTCTTTGAATAACCCAAATTCAAACAACGGAAATGGAAATCCGAATAATAATCCAAATTCAAATAATGGTAATCAAAATAATCAAAGTCCACCACCAGCTGGCGAGGATATAGTTCCAATATTTGATAATCCATAG
- the nadE gene encoding NAD(+) synthase: protein MEAMLKKIDLTVDWLREKVNESKSKGLVVGISGGIDSAVVAYLIKKAFPENSLGVILPIKSNPQDVEHANLLVHKCRIESMNINLTQTHELLFNEIKNTMSNDQLWNPTYQKISDANLRARLRMSTLYTIANNLGYMVVGTDNKAEVYTGYFTKYGDGGVDLLPIANLLKREVYEWAKVLGVPNEIINKAPSAGLWEGQTDELEMGTTYDYIDEYISGNEIPEKDRVIIDKLHISSEHKRSAIPTPPIF from the coding sequence ATGGAAGCTATGTTAAAAAAAATAGATTTGACAGTGGATTGGTTAAGGGAGAAGGTTAATGAATCAAAATCCAAAGGTTTAGTTGTAGGAATATCTGGAGGAATTGATTCAGCAGTTGTTGCTTATTTAATAAAAAAAGCTTTCCCAGAAAATTCTTTAGGAGTAATTTTGCCAATTAAGAGCAATCCACAGGATGTAGAGCATGCTAATTTATTAGTTCACAAGTGTAGAATTGAATCTATGAATATCAATTTAACTCAAACTCACGAACTTTTATTTAATGAAATAAAAAACACAATGTCAAATGACCAATTATGGAATCCAACCTATCAAAAAATATCTGATGCAAATCTAAGAGCAAGACTGAGAATGAGCACATTATATACTATTGCTAATAATTTAGGATATATGGTAGTGGGAACTGACAACAAGGCGGAAGTATATACTGGTTATTTTACGAAATACGGAGATGGTGGAGTAGATTTATTGCCTATTGCAAATCTTTTAAAGAGAGAAGTTTACGAGTGGGCGAAAGTACTTGGAGTTCCAAATGAGATAATTAATAAAGCTCCATCTGCGGGTTTGTGGGAAGGCCAAACTGATGAACTTGAAATGGGGACAACTTATGATTATATCGATGAATATATAAGTGGAAATGAAATTCCTGAAAAAGACAGAGTAATTATTGATAAACTTCATATATCATCTGAGCATAAAAGAAGTGCTATTCCTACACCACCAATCTTTTAG
- a CDS encoding YebC/PmpR family DNA-binding transcriptional regulator, protein MGRIGNIINKKGKQDAKRAKIFTKYARLISVAAKMGGGDPEYNANLKNAIDKAKSENMPNDNIERAIKKGIGSGDGESYEHITYEGYGPGGVAVIIETLTDNKNRTAGNMRYYLDKNGGNLGTAGCVSFMFDRKGQIIIEKSDDISEDTLMEQALEAGAEDFITEEDCFVVLTDIESFLLVKDALSGHGYSFVTADIEMIPQTYTAISDDQKKSMDKMMDMLEEDDDVQNVYHNLED, encoded by the coding sequence GTGGGACGTATAGGAAACATAATCAACAAAAAGGGAAAGCAAGATGCAAAAAGAGCTAAGATTTTCACAAAATATGCTAGACTTATTTCGGTAGCTGCTAAAATGGGTGGAGGAGACCCTGAATACAATGCCAATCTAAAAAATGCAATAGATAAAGCTAAAAGTGAAAATATGCCCAACGACAATATTGAAAGAGCTATAAAAAAAGGAATAGGCTCAGGAGATGGAGAAAGCTATGAGCATATAACCTATGAAGGATATGGACCTGGTGGTGTAGCAGTTATTATAGAAACTCTTACTGACAATAAAAATAGAACTGCTGGAAACATGAGATATTATCTTGATAAAAATGGCGGAAATCTAGGAACTGCTGGATGCGTTAGCTTTATGTTTGATAGAAAAGGCCAAATTATAATAGAAAAATCTGATGATATATCTGAAGATACGCTTATGGAGCAAGCTCTAGAAGCTGGAGCAGAAGATTTTATTACTGAAGAAGATTGTTTTGTAGTTTTAACTGATATCGAAAGTTTCTTACTAGTTAAAGATGCCTTATCTGGTCATGGCTATTCATTTGTTACGGCAGATATTGAAATGATACCTCAAACATATACAGCTATTTCTGATGACCAAAAGAAAAGTATGGATAAGATGATGGATATGTTAGAGGAAGATGATGACGTTCAAAATGTATACCATAATCTTGAAGATTAA
- a CDS encoding O-methyltransferase, translating to MYILDTINPRIVDDFINNLSCNKSNLIQDLHQYAIENKVPIIKDDVSSFIRNILLTKKPKRILELGTAIGYSAILMAETLSGNCTIDTIEKNNDMYDIAVKNIKISGYKINPIHGDALVEIKKLKNTYDFVFIDAAKGHYKEFFDLIIPKLNNEAIIIGDNILHKGLVCLPLNEVPRRQRTIVRNMKAFIDYIYANDNIRTSILPIGDGLMVNNILNTL from the coding sequence ATGTATATATTAGATACAATAAACCCTAGAATAGTAGACGATTTTATAAATAATTTATCATGTAATAAAAGTAATTTAATTCAAGATTTGCACCAATATGCAATTGAAAATAAAGTTCCAATAATTAAAGATGATGTATCTAGTTTTATTAGAAATATTCTATTGACAAAGAAACCTAAAAGAATTCTAGAACTTGGTACAGCAATTGGATACTCAGCTATATTAATGGCGGAAACTTTATCTGGAAATTGCACCATAGATACTATTGAAAAGAACAATGATATGTATGATATTGCTGTAAAAAATATAAAAATCTCTGGATATAAAATAAACCCGATACATGGGGATGCTTTAGTTGAGATAAAGAAGCTCAAAAATACTTACGATTTTGTATTTATTGACGCAGCAAAGGGTCATTATAAGGAATTTTTTGACCTTATTATTCCGAAGCTAAATAATGAAGCAATAATTATTGGCGACAACATTCTTCATAAGGGGTTAGTCTGTCTTCCACTTAATGAAGTTCCAAGGAGACAGAGGACTATCGTTAGAAACATGAAGGCATTTATTGATTATATTTACGCTAATGACAATATAAGAACAAGCATACTCCCAATTGGAGATGGATTAATGGTTAATAATATTTTAAATACTTTATAA
- the mltG gene encoding endolytic transglycosylase MltG, with amino-acid sequence MKSIIKFLFLGLILIFIIIGGIFIGYKSLISPVSNDTSLIEVDISDGSSLKSAARLLEEKNLIKNETAFLIYAKINSLENIRSGSYSLNKSQNVEEILQILNKGSKPIGIKITIPEGYEIRNIAEKLESAGITDFDSFISDTSNVDLYKSQYPYLNLPEVKSLEGFLFPDTYYISKEATNEQIIKMFLDRFSEVYEEQQLESKIQESGLNINEFITLASIVEREAVKKEERPIIAGIFYNRLSIQMPLQSCATVQYILKERKPVLSIADTKIDSPYNTYLIKGLPPAPIASPGLDAILATSNPQQTKFLYFVAKGDGGHEFSETYEQHLQAKKKYLGE; translated from the coding sequence GAGGTATATTCATTGGATATAAATCCTTGATTTCTCCAGTATCAAATGATACTTCCTTAATTGAAGTCGATATATCTGACGGAAGCAGTTTAAAAAGTGCTGCGAGACTTTTAGAAGAAAAAAATCTTATTAAAAACGAAACAGCATTTTTAATTTATGCAAAAATTAATTCTCTTGAGAATATAAGAAGTGGAAGCTATTCTCTCAATAAGTCCCAAAACGTAGAGGAAATTTTGCAGATTCTGAATAAAGGCTCTAAACCAATAGGGATAAAAATTACAATACCTGAAGGTTATGAAATTAGAAATATAGCTGAAAAACTAGAAAGTGCTGGGATAACTGATTTTGATTCTTTTATTAGTGATACAAGTAATGTAGATTTATATAAGTCGCAGTACCCTTACTTAAACCTTCCAGAAGTAAAATCATTAGAGGGTTTCTTATTTCCGGATACCTACTATATATCTAAAGAGGCTACGAATGAGCAAATAATAAAAATGTTTCTTGATAGATTTAGCGAAGTATATGAAGAGCAGCAGCTAGAATCTAAAATACAAGAAAGTGGTTTGAATATAAATGAATTTATTACCTTGGCATCAATTGTTGAAAGAGAAGCTGTAAAAAAAGAAGAAAGGCCAATTATAGCTGGTATTTTTTATAATAGGCTTAGCATTCAAATGCCACTACAATCTTGTGCTACAGTACAATATATTTTGAAAGAAAGAAAACCGGTACTATCTATTGCGGACACGAAAATTGATTCTCCATACAACACTTATTTAATTAAAGGCCTGCCACCTGCGCCAATTGCATCTCCAGGATTAGATGCTATATTGGCTACTTCAAATCCTCAGCAGACTAAATTTTTATATTTTGTTGCTAAAGGAGATGGGGGACACGAATTTTCTGAAACTTATGAGCAGCATTTACAAGCTAAGAAGAAATATTTAGGTGAATAA
- a CDS encoding HEAT repeat domain-containing protein gives MKLDWENIENLSDNEISYLLYLENKTIYQISKIRNLSEDIVKLHIYKIKKDLLLSEAKIADSNILSEYLSLSKPEREQYLECIDKENEKCLLDEFSKTMMDIDNIEDLMVIIWTIGELKTNSFNDKLKFYASHPHGNIRRMTYSAMGKIGSVEFLPYLSNGMKDIKPQVKQYAIIAFGKIADKEYIYKLNDIHTNKNEKEYVRRAAKQSIELILDRNNNER, from the coding sequence ATGAAATTAGATTGGGAAAATATCGAGAACTTGAGTGATAATGAAATATCCTATCTTTTGTATTTAGAAAATAAAACTATTTACCAAATATCGAAGATTAGAAACTTAAGTGAAGATATAGTCAAACTTCATATTTATAAAATAAAAAAGGACTTATTGTTGTCTGAAGCGAAAATAGCAGATAGTAATATATTGTCGGAATATCTATCTCTTTCAAAACCAGAAAGAGAACAATATCTAGAATGCATTGATAAAGAAAACGAAAAATGTCTGTTAGATGAATTTAGCAAAACAATGATGGACATAGATAATATTGAAGACCTAATGGTGATAATATGGACTATTGGAGAACTTAAAACTAACTCTTTCAATGATAAACTGAAATTTTATGCTAGTCACCCTCATGGCAATATAAGAAGGATGACATACTCTGCTATGGGGAAAATAGGAAGCGTGGAATTTTTACCATATTTATCAAATGGAATGAAGGATATAAAGCCTCAAGTTAAGCAATACGCAATTATAGCTTTTGGGAAAATTGCTGATAAGGAATATATATATAAACTAAATGATATACACACAAACAAAAATGAAAAAGAATATGTAAGAAGAGCAGCAAAACAGTCAATTGAATTAATTTTAGATAGAAATAATAATGAGAGGTAA
- a CDS encoding YigZ family protein codes for MNEYKTVFESGESTIIIEKSKFIGYSRHVETEEDALTFINEIKKKNKDATHNVSAYILGEKMNAQKYSDDGEPSGTAGIPILELMKKEELTNSAIVVTRYFGGIKLGAGGLVRAYSKSAKSTLENSLISQKKIFIPIEILFDYSFLGKIQNDISTRNILSSKPAFEDVVKYTIYVDKGEIDSNINHINDLTSGNVIIDIKDEVLLDFVNDNYILL; via the coding sequence TTGAATGAATATAAAACTGTCTTTGAATCAGGAGAATCAACAATAATTATAGAAAAGTCAAAATTTATTGGTTATAGCAGACATGTTGAAACTGAGGAAGATGCATTGACATTTATTAACGAGATTAAGAAAAAAAATAAAGATGCTACCCATAATGTTTCGGCATACATTCTAGGTGAAAAAATGAATGCACAAAAATATTCAGATGATGGAGAGCCATCTGGAACTGCAGGAATACCTATTTTAGAACTTATGAAAAAGGAAGAATTAACTAACTCTGCTATAGTAGTGACAAGATATTTTGGAGGGATAAAATTAGGGGCAGGAGGATTGGTAAGAGCATACTCAAAATCAGCAAAATCCACCCTTGAAAACTCATTAATATCTCAAAAAAAAATATTCATTCCGATTGAAATTTTATTTGATTATAGCTTTTTAGGAAAAATTCAAAATGATATCAGCACAAGAAATATTCTCTCTTCAAAGCCTGCTTTCGAAGATGTTGTGAAATATACTATTTATGTTGATAAAGGAGAAATTGATTCGAACATTAATCATATTAATGATTTAACCTCAGGTAATGTTATAATAGATATTAAGGATGAAGTTTTATTAGATTTTGTAAATGATAACTATATATTACTTTGA
- a CDS encoding peptidase U32 family protein, with protein MKRVELLAPAGDLEKLKMAIIYGADAVYIGGEKFGLRAASKNFTESEMIEGINFAHEHEKRVYVTCNIIPHNEDLDGASEYFKYLESIGVDAIIISDPGFLLIAKESVPNMELHLSTQANTTNFSSAKFWHSQGIKRIVTARELSLDELKDFKNNIPSTLELEAFVHGAMCISYSGRCLISNYFTSRDANRGECAQPCRWNYALMEEKRPGQFYPVEQDDRGTYFFNSKDLCLIEYIPELIKSGIDSLKIEGRIKTSYYVATVVRAYRMAIDAYYEDPENWKFNEAWMDELMKVSYRDFTTAFFESDDTSESQNYGSSSYIRNFDFVGLVKSGTNQEGYALIEQRNKFSKGEIVEIIGPDSNSVLLSQILEIKDIKNITLESSNVPKQEVYVKLEANVKENYILRRAVEKND; from the coding sequence TTGAAAAGAGTTGAATTATTAGCACCTGCAGGAGATTTAGAAAAATTAAAAATGGCCATTATTTATGGTGCAGATGCAGTTTATATAGGTGGAGAAAAATTTGGGTTAAGAGCAGCATCAAAAAACTTTACTGAAAGCGAAATGATTGAAGGGATAAATTTTGCACATGAACATGAGAAAAGGGTTTATGTAACATGCAATATAATTCCACATAATGAGGATTTAGATGGAGCTTCAGAATATTTTAAGTATCTTGAAAGTATAGGTGTGGATGCAATTATTATTTCTGACCCTGGATTTTTATTAATTGCAAAAGAATCTGTTCCAAACATGGAGTTGCATTTAAGTACTCAGGCAAATACTACTAATTTCAGTAGTGCTAAATTTTGGCATTCACAAGGAATAAAAAGGATTGTAACTGCAAGAGAGTTATCTTTAGATGAGCTAAAGGATTTCAAAAATAATATTCCTTCAACGCTTGAATTAGAGGCGTTTGTTCATGGGGCAATGTGCATTTCATACTCTGGAAGATGCTTAATCAGCAATTATTTTACTTCTAGAGATGCTAATAGAGGCGAATGCGCACAACCTTGCAGATGGAATTACGCTCTAATGGAAGAAAAGCGTCCAGGACAATTTTATCCAGTAGAGCAAGATGATAGAGGAACATATTTCTTTAACTCCAAAGATTTGTGTCTTATAGAATATATCCCTGAACTAATTAAATCAGGGATAGATAGCTTAAAAATTGAGGGAAGAATTAAGACTTCATATTATGTTGCAACTGTAGTTAGGGCATATAGAATGGCCATAGACGCATATTACGAAGATCCTGAAAATTGGAAGTTTAATGAAGCTTGGATGGATGAGCTTATGAAAGTAAGCTATAGGGATTTTACAACAGCATTTTTTGAATCTGACGATACATCTGAATCTCAAAACTATGGTTCAAGTTCATATATAAGGAATTTTGATTTTGTTGGTTTAGTTAAGAGTGGCACTAATCAAGAAGGCTATGCACTTATAGAACAAAGAAATAAGTTTTCAAAAGGAGAAATTGTTGAAATTATAGGACCTGATAGTAACTCGGTTTTGCTTTCTCAAATATTGGAAATTAAAGATATTAAAAATATCACACTTGAATCCTCAAATGTTCCGAAACAAGAGGTCTATGTAAAACTAGAAGCTAATGTGAAAGAAAATTATATTTTAAGAAGAGCAGTTGAGAAAAATGATTAG
- the hflX gene encoding GTPase HflX translates to MEDNMNKLEERMILVGLNVTDYKKNTSSTKIEESMIELEELAKAAGGNVLGSIIQNRDNYDVAYYLGKGKAEEIKEYANNMQANLIVFNEELSGAQIRNLEEIIGLDVIDRTALILDIFAKRALSREGKLQVELAQYKYRLPRLIGVGKEMSRLGGGIGTKGPGEKKLETDKRHIRERIYDIQRELKEIKKNREIQRSKRLKSNLPIVALVGYTNSGKSTLLNKLIQSHKEYSSDKDVFVKDMLFATLDVSLRKAILPSNKEYLITDTVGFVSDLPHYLVEAFKATLEEVSYADLLLHVVDSSNEHFNLQIDTTLGVLKEIGAADKPMIYVFNKADKVNYELDYKPKDEYVFISAKTGYNNEQLLQKIESHINSNLKKVKLLIPFSNGEVINSLHKKYNFEENYSEEGILVQIDITDEDYGRYNKYIVEEVL, encoded by the coding sequence ATGGAAGATAATATGAATAAATTAGAAGAAAGAATGATATTAGTTGGATTAAATGTTACAGACTATAAGAAGAATACCTCTTCAACCAAAATAGAAGAATCTATGATTGAGTTAGAAGAACTAGCTAAGGCCGCTGGTGGCAATGTACTTGGGAGTATAATTCAAAATAGAGATAACTATGATGTTGCATATTATCTTGGCAAGGGAAAAGCTGAGGAAATAAAAGAATATGCAAATAATATGCAAGCAAATTTAATTGTTTTCAATGAAGAGCTATCTGGAGCTCAAATCAGAAATCTTGAAGAAATTATTGGGTTGGATGTCATAGACAGAACTGCGCTTATTTTGGATATATTTGCAAAAAGGGCTTTATCTAGAGAGGGAAAACTTCAAGTTGAACTTGCACAGTATAAATATCGACTTCCAAGGTTAATTGGTGTCGGGAAAGAAATGTCAAGACTCGGAGGAGGAATAGGAACTAAAGGCCCTGGAGAAAAAAAATTAGAAACTGATAAAAGACATATAAGAGAAAGAATTTATGACATTCAAAGGGAATTAAAAGAAATTAAAAAAAATAGAGAGATTCAAAGATCTAAAAGATTAAAGTCAAATTTGCCAATAGTTGCACTGGTTGGATATACAAACTCTGGGAAATCTACCTTATTGAATAAATTGATTCAATCACACAAAGAATATAGCTCGGATAAAGATGTATTTGTTAAAGATATGCTGTTTGCGACTCTAGATGTTTCGCTTAGAAAAGCTATACTCCCTTCTAACAAAGAATATCTTATAACTGATACAGTGGGCTTTGTATCAGATTTGCCGCACTATTTAGTGGAAGCATTTAAAGCTACCCTTGAGGAGGTAAGTTATGCAGATTTATTGTTACATGTAGTAGATTCTTCTAATGAGCATTTCAATTTGCAGATTGACACTACATTAGGTGTTTTAAAAGAAATTGGTGCTGCTGACAAGCCTATGATTTATGTATTCAATAAAGCTGATAAAGTAAACTATGAACTTGATTATAAGCCTAAGGATGAATATGTATTTATTTCTGCAAAAACTGGATATAATAATGAGCAATTACTACAAAAAATAGAAAGTCATATTAATTCAAATTTAAAAAAGGTTAAGCTTTTGATTCCTTTTTCTAACGGAGAGGTCATCAATTCTTTACACAAGAAATATAATTTTGAAGAAAACTATTCTGAAGAAGGAATACTTGTTCAAATAGATATTACCGATGAAGATTATGGCCGCTACAACAAGTATATTGTAGAAGAGGTTTTATAA
- a CDS encoding CoA-binding protein: MNMNEIKKTMLESKNWAIYGATPDKNKFGYKIPTRMKNHGYKVFGINPKYKGETVNDVEIYSSLDEINEKIDCIDIVVNPKIAMMVIDEAVKNGIKYLWFQPGTWDDEVIKKALDNNLNIVYGHCVYAILGMEE, translated from the coding sequence ATGAATATGAACGAAATTAAAAAAACAATGTTAGAGAGTAAAAATTGGGCAATTTATGGAGCTACTCCTGATAAAAATAAATTTGGCTACAAAATACCTACAAGGATGAAAAATCATGGCTATAAAGTTTTTGGGATTAATCCCAAATATAAGGGTGAAACTGTGAATGATGTTGAAATATATTCATCTTTAGATGAAATCAATGAAAAAATTGATTGTATAGATATCGTAGTAAATCCTAAAATAGCCATGATGGTTATAGATGAAGCTGTAAAAAATGGAATAAAATATCTTTGGTTTCAGCCTGGGACTTGGGATGATGAGGTTATAAAAAAAGCGTTGGATAATAATTTAAACATAGTTTATGGCCATTGTGTTTATGCTATTCTTGGTATGGAGGAATAG